From the genome of bacterium, one region includes:
- a CDS encoding Glu/Leu/Phe/Val dehydrogenase, whose translation MIETNLFKITQNQLDEAVEKLGLNKAAHELLRWPQREFTFTLPVKMDDGTTKIFHGFRIQYNSALGPTKGGVRWHPEETIDTVRALAAWMTWKCALVNIPLGGGKGGIICNPKTMSEREKEYLARAYIRAIASHIGVHKDVPAPDVYTTPQIMAWMMDEYEAIVGESHPGMITGKPLSLGGSEGRGDATARGGVFTVREACKARGINSKGTFAIQGFGNAGQFAALLHPEILGGGKLIAVSDSKGGVYKESGINPEDMVNHKLKTDSVADFPGTSPISNKEIIELDVDVFYPAAMENVITEKNAHNIKARIICELANGPTTPEADAILYAKGVHVIPDFLANAGGVTVSYFEQVQNTYNYYWTLDDVHKQLDAKMTTAYHSVYKMHKEKNVHMRLAAYMIAVSRVAEAVKLRGWIS comes from the coding sequence ATGATCGAAACAAATCTATTTAAAATTACACAGAACCAATTAGATGAAGCTGTTGAGAAGTTAGGTCTCAATAAGGCTGCTCACGAGCTTCTTCGGTGGCCTCAACGGGAATTCACGTTCACTCTTCCGGTAAAGATGGATGATGGAACTACCAAGATCTTTCATGGATTCAGGATTCAATACAATTCGGCTCTTGGCCCGACAAAGGGAGGAGTGCGCTGGCATCCTGAAGAAACTATAGATACCGTGCGCGCTCTAGCTGCGTGGATGACATGGAAATGCGCTCTTGTAAACATCCCTCTTGGAGGGGGTAAGGGCGGTATAATTTGCAATCCTAAGACAATGTCCGAAAGGGAAAAAGAATATCTTGCAAGGGCTTATATCAGAGCCATTGCTTCTCACATTGGCGTACACAAAGACGTCCCTGCTCCTGATGTTTACACAACGCCGCAGATTATGGCATGGATGATGGATGAGTACGAAGCTATAGTTGGGGAATCTCATCCGGGTATGATCACCGGCAAGCCGCTGTCATTGGGAGGCAGTGAAGGACGTGGAGACGCAACAGCTCGTGGAGGAGTCTTTACTGTAAGAGAGGCGTGTAAAGCTCGTGGTATTAATTCTAAAGGCACCTTTGCAATTCAGGGTTTTGGAAACGCAGGACAATTTGCAGCGCTGCTACATCCGGAAATACTTGGCGGAGGAAAACTTATTGCCGTGTCTGACTCAAAAGGCGGAGTATATAAAGAATCAGGAATTAATCCAGAAGATATGGTAAATCATAAACTAAAAACAGACAGTGTAGCCGATTTCCCCGGAACAAGTCCTATCAGCAATAAAGAGATTATTGAGCTTGATGTTGATGTTTTCTATCCAGCAGCTATGGAGAATGTTATTACTGAGAAAAACGCGCATAATATCAAAGCCAGAATAATCTGTGAGCTTGCAAATGGGCCTACAACTCCTGAAGCAGACGCAATACTTTATGCAAAAGGCGTTCATGTTATACCAGACTTTCTTGCCAATGCCGGAGGAGTAACTGTTAGCTATTTTGAACAGGTTCAAAATACATATAACTATTACTGGACACTGGATGATGTGCATAAGCAGCTGGACGCCAAAATGACTACTGCTTACCACTCAGTATATAAAATGCATAAGGAAAAGAATGTTCATATGCGTTTAGCTGCATATATGATTGCCGTCTCCCGCGTTGCCGAGGCTGTAAAACTTAGAGGCTGGATATCGTAA
- a CDS encoding sigma 54-interacting transcriptional regulator, giving the protein MKSKRKHPEVRRKVEELSMLFEISQILDRSMDLRDVVNPVLKSLAEHMGMSRGTITLLNRDTEEIGIEAAYGLSISQKEKGRYKLGEGITGKVVQTGKPAVVPRISENPLFLNKTGARKLLRKKDISFICVPIKLGNEIIGALSADQLFDNTISSEEDVRLLSIIASMIAQAVRLRQSLQEERKRLVEENLRLQNELKDRFCPSNIIGKTKSMQSVYDLIAQISNTDTTVLICGESGTGKELVAQAIHYNSLRANEPFIKVNCSSLPETLIESELFGHEKGAFTGAISMKKGRFELANNGNMFLDEVGDLSPAIQIKLLRVLQEKEFERVGGTSPIKINVRIITATNKNLEQLIKQGKFREDLYYRLNVFPIHIPPLRERKTDIILLANFFAEKYSKIHNKPIERISPQALDMLVNYRWSGNVRELENYIERSVLLSKDEVIHVYHLPPNLQPYKLNAKENSTLQAILDNVERELILDTLHSTRGNMAKSSRMLGITERLMGLRVKKHVIDIKQFRSNSQS; this is encoded by the coding sequence ATGAAGAGTAAAAGAAAACATCCGGAAGTAAGACGTAAGGTAGAAGAGTTATCCATGCTCTTTGAGATCAGCCAGATACTTGACCGCAGTATGGATCTTAGAGATGTGGTGAATCCGGTCTTAAAATCTTTAGCTGAGCATATGGGAATGTCGCGGGGAACTATTACTCTCTTAAACAGGGACACAGAGGAGATAGGAATAGAAGCCGCTTATGGGCTTTCGATAAGCCAAAAGGAAAAGGGCAGATACAAACTTGGTGAAGGCATTACGGGGAAAGTAGTGCAAACTGGAAAGCCTGCGGTAGTACCACGAATATCCGAGAACCCGTTATTTCTAAACAAGACCGGTGCCAGGAAACTGCTGCGTAAAAAAGATATTTCATTTATCTGTGTTCCAATTAAACTGGGTAATGAAATAATAGGCGCGCTAAGCGCTGACCAGCTATTCGATAATACTATATCATCTGAAGAGGATGTACGGCTTCTCTCCATTATTGCTTCAATGATCGCTCAAGCTGTTCGGCTCAGACAATCCCTTCAAGAAGAGCGTAAGCGGTTGGTTGAAGAAAATCTCCGTCTCCAGAATGAGCTTAAAGATCGTTTTTGCCCCTCTAATATTATTGGAAAAACAAAATCCATGCAATCGGTCTATGATCTTATTGCTCAGATATCAAACACAGATACCACTGTTTTAATCTGTGGGGAAAGCGGTACTGGCAAAGAGCTTGTTGCGCAGGCAATACACTATAACAGCCTTCGCGCTAATGAGCCGTTTATAAAGGTCAATTGTTCATCATTGCCTGAGACACTAATTGAAAGTGAACTGTTTGGGCATGAAAAGGGAGCATTTACCGGCGCAATCAGTATGAAAAAGGGAAGGTTTGAACTTGCAAACAATGGAAACATGTTCTTGGATGAAGTTGGAGACCTATCTCCTGCCATCCAAATAAAGCTTCTAAGAGTACTTCAGGAAAAGGAGTTTGAGCGTGTAGGCGGAACCAGCCCTATTAAAATCAATGTCCGAATTATTACAGCTACGAACAAAAACCTGGAACAATTAATTAAACAAGGTAAATTCAGAGAAGATCTCTATTATCGCTTAAATGTATTCCCTATCCATATACCACCTCTGAGAGAGCGCAAAACAGATATTATACTTCTGGCAAACTTTTTCGCAGAAAAATACAGTAAAATTCACAATAAACCTATAGAACGCATATCACCTCAAGCTCTTGATATGCTTGTAAACTACAGATGGTCTGGCAATGTGAGAGAGCTTGAAAATTACATTGAACGCTCAGTTTTACTCAGCAAGGATGAGGTAATCCATGTGTATCATCTGCCACCAAATCTTCAGCCATACAAACTCAATGCAAAGGAGAACAGCACGTTACAGGCTATTCTGGACAATGTTGAAAGAGAGCTGATACTGGATACACTTCACAGCACAAGAGGAAATATGGCAAAGTCTTCCCGCATGCTTGGAATTACTGAAAGACTCATGGGACTCAGGGTAAAAAAACACGTAATTGATATCAAGCAATTTCGTTCCAATTCACAATCCTGA
- the ruvB gene encoding Holliday junction branch migration DNA helicase RuvB, with protein MENKITTPNLRDEDKEFDVTLRPERFEEFVGQNKIKEHLQICIQAAKKRNESLDHVLLYGPPGLGKTTLANIIARTMDVNIRTTSGPVIERAGDLAGVLTNLDDGDVIFIDEVHRLSHVVEEYLYPAMESYKIDIMIDKGPSARSVKLDLPSFTLIGATTRAGLLTSPLRSRFGIVSRLEFYGQDDLYDIIIRSAKILRVEITAEGAMEIAKRSRGTPRIGNRLLRRVRDYAQVKADGKITNEVADKALVMLEVDKYGLDDMDKKILETIIHKFNGGPVGAGTIAVAIGEEQDTIEEIYEPYLIQQGFIKRTPSGRKATTLAYKHLGVKAGQQTQQKELF; from the coding sequence ATGGAAAACAAAATAACAACTCCAAATCTGCGGGACGAAGATAAAGAGTTTGACGTTACTCTGCGACCTGAAAGGTTTGAGGAATTTGTTGGTCAAAATAAAATCAAGGAACATCTTCAGATTTGCATTCAAGCTGCAAAAAAGAGAAACGAATCGCTTGACCATGTCCTTTTATATGGACCGCCTGGACTTGGAAAAACAACACTTGCAAACATAATTGCCAGAACTATGGATGTAAATATTAGAACCACTTCCGGGCCCGTTATTGAGAGAGCTGGTGATCTGGCTGGCGTTCTCACAAATCTGGACGATGGAGATGTTATATTTATAGATGAGGTGCATCGGCTAAGTCACGTCGTAGAAGAATATTTATATCCTGCTATGGAAAGCTATAAGATAGACATTATGATTGACAAAGGTCCAAGCGCAAGGTCAGTAAAGCTCGATCTTCCTTCTTTTACACTTATTGGAGCAACAACGCGTGCCGGGCTCCTTACTTCCCCTCTAAGGTCGAGATTTGGTATTGTGTCCAGATTGGAGTTTTACGGACAGGATGATCTATATGATATTATCATTCGCTCTGCAAAGATTCTTCGTGTTGAGATAACAGCTGAAGGAGCTATGGAGATTGCAAAAAGGTCACGCGGTACACCAAGAATAGGCAACAGATTGCTTAGACGTGTAAGAGACTATGCACAAGTGAAGGCAGACGGGAAGATTACTAATGAAGTTGCTGATAAGGCTTTAGTGATGCTGGAGGTAGATAAATACGGATTAGATGATATGGATAAAAAAATCCTGGAAACAATCATCCATAAGTTTAATGGAGGACCTGTGGGAGCAGGAACAATTGCTGTTGCTATAGGGGAAGAACAGGATACAATCGAAGAAATTTATGAGCCATATCTCATACAGCAGGGATTTATCAAACGCACACCAAGCGGTAGAAAAGCAACTACGCTTGCATACAAACACCTTGGCGTCAAAGCAGGTCAACAAACTCAGCAAAAAGAACTATTTTAA
- a CDS encoding secretin N-terminal domain-containing protein — translation MLNKNVLRILVPIFIGMVAVISGGICFSEDLWTGAISKITVTDIDSETSKIDIVLDKNEENNISFDQSKTISIETGQLERKTKIYLDGVNPAKKTGFCHKKDKLISELKISRISGSISNPSIQATNDGAPVYSTLIDIITNKTVIVNTVSKEKNGDVEITITITASKEQDLSLQTPSIIDITSQEFDNPLSKGTGTNIDEKMLKKMSPDDFITAVFPLQHIDPATAKTIVENELSSRGRVQVYLDKSQLIVTDTVSYIRSIRKLIENIDIKVPQVLIEARIFEVSYDKETEIGIDWSLTRPSVTATIGHGLNTAVKETRGTELIVRGLLGDRYKRDALFATIDALVSEGKAKIAARPKVVVLNNQKAVIISGDNIPYRKENYDNRAAGVGAGTRYFITDFLQTGITLTVTPHVRNNDLIVLNVKPEVKYIIGYKGEYDMPVFSTRSTDTVVSVKNGDTLVIGGLFKEGKKTIEHGIPLLKDIPILGYLFKHKRDINIKTEVVICITTTLI, via the coding sequence ATGTTAAATAAAAATGTTCTTAGGATATTAGTTCCGATATTCATCGGAATGGTTGCTGTTATATCGGGCGGAATTTGTTTCTCTGAGGATTTATGGACAGGAGCTATATCAAAAATAACAGTAACAGATATTGATAGCGAGACATCAAAAATAGATATTGTGCTTGATAAAAACGAAGAAAATAATATTTCATTTGATCAATCAAAAACAATATCCATAGAAACTGGTCAATTAGAGAGAAAAACAAAAATCTATCTGGACGGAGTGAATCCAGCAAAGAAAACAGGTTTTTGTCATAAAAAAGATAAGCTTATATCTGAGCTAAAGATATCCAGAATTTCCGGAAGCATTTCAAATCCGAGCATACAGGCAACGAATGATGGAGCTCCTGTATATTCTACGCTGATTGATATAATCACAAATAAAACGGTAATTGTTAATACTGTTAGCAAGGAGAAAAACGGAGATGTTGAAATTACAATCACAATTACAGCGTCTAAAGAACAAGATCTAAGCTTACAAACTCCCAGCATTATTGATATAACTTCTCAGGAGTTCGACAATCCTTTATCAAAAGGGACCGGGACAAATATTGATGAAAAAATGCTGAAGAAGATGTCGCCTGATGATTTTATCACAGCCGTATTTCCCTTACAGCATATTGACCCCGCTACAGCGAAAACAATTGTTGAAAATGAGCTTTCATCAAGAGGAAGAGTACAGGTCTATCTGGACAAATCCCAGCTTATAGTAACCGATACAGTTTCATACATTAGAAGCATAAGGAAGCTTATTGAAAATATTGATATAAAAGTGCCTCAGGTGCTTATTGAAGCGCGGATATTCGAGGTTAGCTATGATAAGGAAACTGAAATAGGGATTGACTGGAGCCTTACTCGTCCGTCCGTAACTGCAACCATCGGACATGGATTAAATACAGCAGTAAAAGAAACAAGAGGAACAGAACTTATAGTAAGAGGCCTTTTAGGAGACCGCTACAAAAGAGATGCTCTTTTTGCAACAATAGATGCTCTTGTCAGCGAAGGTAAGGCAAAGATAGCCGCAAGACCAAAGGTGGTTGTTCTAAACAATCAGAAAGCAGTTATTATATCCGGAGATAATATTCCTTACAGAAAAGAAAACTATGATAATAGAGCAGCAGGAGTAGGAGCAGGGACACGATATTTTATAACTGATTTTCTGCAGACAGGTATAACCTTAACTGTTACCCCGCATGTCAGAAATAATGATCTTATTGTTTTAAATGTGAAACCAGAAGTAAAATATATCATTGGATATAAAGGTGAATATGATATGCCTGTTTTCAGCACAAGATCAACGGACACAGTTGTTAGCGTGAAAAATGGTGATACTCTGGTTATAGGCGGTCTCTTTAAAGAGGGCAAAAAAACTATTGAACACGGTATTCCTCTATTAAAAGATATTCCAATACTGGGATATTTGTTTAAGCATAAAAGAGATATTAATATTAAGACAGAAGTAGTCATATGCATAACAACAACGCTGATTTGA
- the gltX gene encoding glutamate--tRNA ligase has product MHNNNADLKNARVRFAPSPTGSLHLGNVRTAIFNWLFARHAKGTFILRMEDTDKERSTPESVSLILESLRWLGLDWDEGPDVGGDFGPYYQMQRLDKYKKYIDILIKGNMVYSCFCTPERLAEMRLQMQKKKLPPRYDGKCKNLSAEEIKHLTSQGIKHVLRFRVPTTGITEFNDLIHGKISIENSVLDDFVIVKSDAGPTYNFACVVDDIEMKITHVIRGDDHISNTPKQIAVYKALGCNSPKFAHIPLILGPDKAKLSKRHGAASPLEYRDMGYLPHALLNFLTLLGWAPGDNREVMSRDEIIESFSIEKINDRNAVFDSQKLDWMNGIYIRKMPLEKLVGIALEELKKAKLIKDTKEVGIDKISKIVGLIQERLKKFSEIPQLINYFFMDTPIYEEKAVNKFLRKDGIPQMLQELCNVIEGVKSFDIETLESVVRAFIEKKGLKPGDVIHPVRVALTGRAASPPIFDVMEVLGKQTCLERIQKFST; this is encoded by the coding sequence ATGCATAACAACAACGCTGATTTGAAGAACGCAAGAGTTCGTTTTGCTCCATCCCCAACAGGTTCCCTTCACCTTGGCAATGTAAGAACTGCTATATTCAACTGGCTCTTTGCAAGACACGCAAAAGGCACCTTCATACTGCGCATGGAGGACACTGACAAAGAACGTTCAACACCTGAATCAGTAAGTTTAATACTTGAAAGCTTAAGATGGCTTGGACTGGACTGGGATGAGGGACCTGATGTTGGAGGAGATTTTGGCCCTTATTATCAGATGCAAAGACTGGATAAGTATAAAAAGTACATAGATATATTGATTAAGGGAAATATGGTTTATTCCTGTTTCTGCACTCCTGAGAGACTTGCAGAGATGAGACTACAGATGCAAAAGAAAAAATTACCACCCAGATATGACGGCAAATGTAAAAATTTAAGTGCAGAAGAAATAAAGCATTTAACCTCGCAAGGGATAAAACATGTTTTGCGCTTTAGAGTTCCTACTACCGGCATTACAGAATTTAATGACCTCATTCACGGGAAAATATCCATTGAGAACTCAGTTCTGGATGATTTTGTTATTGTTAAATCCGATGCTGGCCCGACGTATAACTTTGCGTGTGTAGTTGACGACATTGAGATGAAGATAACACATGTTATAAGAGGAGACGACCATATCTCAAACACACCGAAGCAGATTGCTGTATACAAGGCACTTGGTTGCAATTCACCTAAATTTGCGCATATTCCTTTGATTCTCGGACCTGATAAGGCAAAATTGAGCAAACGCCACGGAGCAGCTTCCCCTCTTGAATATAGAGACATGGGCTATCTTCCTCATGCATTGCTTAACTTTCTTACCCTGCTGGGCTGGGCGCCTGGAGATAACCGTGAAGTTATGAGCAGGGATGAAATTATAGAGAGCTTTTCAATAGAAAAGATAAATGACAGAAATGCTGTTTTTGACAGCCAGAAGCTTGATTGGATGAATGGTATATATATAAGAAAGATGCCTCTGGAAAAACTTGTAGGTATTGCTTTGGAGGAGCTAAAAAAAGCGAAACTTATAAAAGATACCAAGGAAGTTGGTATTGATAAAATTTCCAAAATAGTTGGATTAATCCAGGAAAGGCTTAAAAAATTCTCTGAAATTCCCCAACTTATAAATTACTTTTTTATGGATACTCCGATATATGAAGAGAAAGCAGTTAATAAGTTTTTAAGGAAGGATGGTATCCCACAAATGCTGCAAGAACTGTGCAATGTAATAGAAGGAGTAAAATCATTTGATATAGAAACACTTGAGAGCGTAGTAAGAGCATTTATTGAGAAAAAAGGACTGAAGCCGGGAGACGTTATTCATCCTGTAAGAGTTGCGCTCACCGGCCGCGCAGCAAGCCCGCCGATATTTGATGTTATGGAAGTTCTGGGAAAACAAACCTGTCTGGAAAGAATCCAAAAATTTTCAACATAA
- a CDS encoding BRO family protein: MKDKTLAVFENFKIRRLYNEETETWLFSVVDIIAALTEQTEHKKAQSYWTTLKNRLKEEGSEVVTKCDQLKLKASDGKKYLTDVASPETLLRLIQSVPSPKAEPIKLWLAKVGYERMQDMADPARSLDRARETWQKYGRSEKWIQQRMMGQETRNKLTDYWKDHDIKKEKEYAILTNIIHQEWTSLTVKEHKNIKGLKTQNLRDHMSEAELIFTALAELSTRQIAETMTATGMEENKVAGKKGDGIAKKARLELEGKTGKKIITTDNYLPPKKIIH; this comes from the coding sequence ATGAAGGACAAGACCTTAGCTGTCTTTGAGAATTTCAAAATCCGTAGACTTTATAATGAAGAAACTGAAACATGGCTTTTCTCGGTTGTGGATATTATTGCAGCTTTGACAGAACAAACGGAACATAAAAAAGCGCAAAGTTATTGGACGACTTTAAAAAACAGGCTAAAGGAGGAAGGAAGCGAGGTCGTCACAAAATGTGACCAACTGAAATTGAAAGCCTCAGACGGGAAAAAATACTTAACAGATGTTGCAAGTCCAGAAACTCTTCTCCGTCTCATTCAGTCTGTACCAAGTCCAAAGGCGGAGCCAATTAAACTCTGGCTTGCTAAAGTCGGTTACGAGCGGATGCAGGATATGGCAGACCCTGCAAGATCACTTGATAGAGCCAGAGAAACTTGGCAAAAATACGGGCGCAGCGAAAAATGGATTCAACAGCGAATGATGGGGCAGGAAACACGCAACAAGCTCACTGACTATTGGAAAGATCATGACATCAAAAAAGAGAAAGAATACGCCATACTGACCAATATCATCCATCAGGAATGGACGAGCCTAACGGTAAAAGAGCACAAGAACATTAAAGGTTTAAAGACCCAGAACCTGCGCGACCACATGAGCGAAGCAGAACTTATTTTTACAGCGCTAGCCGAACTCTCCACTCGACAGATAGCCGAAACAATGACAGCAACCGGAATGGAAGAGAATAAAGTTGCAGGCAAAAAAGGCGATGGTATTGCCAAAAAAGCAAGACTGGAACTGGAAGGAAAGACTGGTAAGAAGATTATCACCACAGATAATTATCTCCCTCCCAAAAAAATCATACATTAA
- the hrcA gene encoding heat-inducible transcriptional repressor HrcA — protein MIGKAVDGNREANILRAAIYSYINTGEPIASQKLVRNCKLNVSSATVRNILVKLEEQGYLIQPHTSAGRVPTDKGYRFYVNFLIKTELLTDEEKNFIDDAYSSLNYDIESIIKETIKLLSFTTSYMGFAELPRFHDSGTFKHLELIALQGHRIMIIIIMRSGDMKKKVVCFRDEVSGADLQRICAFLNENLEGLDFIHIRLDFREIFKEKYSHLDETVYDCVMDILDVILSFEEEKTVFIDGYEYLMQYPEFSDINKAQAMFRALNTRYLSKILNMPIDRNGIKVLIGRETADSDIENCSLLTIRYGLFGSPMGSLGIIGPRRMAYSRVISKLNYTASKLGDIMKKLLLE, from the coding sequence ATGATTGGAAAAGCAGTAGATGGCAACAGAGAAGCAAATATCTTAAGGGCAGCAATTTATTCATATATTAATACTGGAGAGCCTATTGCTTCACAAAAACTGGTTAGGAATTGTAAATTAAATGTATCATCAGCTACTGTCAGGAATATTTTGGTGAAGTTGGAGGAGCAAGGGTATTTGATACAGCCTCACACTTCTGCAGGCAGAGTCCCTACTGATAAAGGGTACCGCTTTTATGTTAATTTTCTTATAAAGACAGAACTGCTTACGGATGAAGAAAAAAACTTTATAGACGATGCATATTCAAGTCTTAATTACGATATTGAGTCAATAATTAAAGAGACAATAAAGCTGTTGTCTTTTACAACCAGTTATATGGGATTTGCAGAACTGCCAAGATTTCATGATAGCGGAACATTCAAGCATTTGGAGCTCATAGCTCTTCAAGGTCACAGAATTATGATTATTATTATTATGCGTTCAGGGGACATGAAAAAAAAGGTGGTTTGTTTCAGGGATGAAGTATCTGGTGCTGATCTGCAAAGAATATGTGCATTCCTGAATGAGAACCTGGAAGGGCTTGACTTTATTCATATACGCTTGGATTTCAGAGAGATTTTTAAAGAGAAATATTCCCATCTTGATGAAACAGTATATGACTGTGTGATGGATATACTGGATGTAATTCTTTCTTTTGAGGAAGAAAAAACGGTTTTCATTGACGGCTATGAATATCTTATGCAGTATCCTGAATTTAGTGATATTAATAAAGCACAGGCTATGTTCAGGGCGTTGAATACAAGATATTTATCTAAAATCCTCAATATGCCCATTGACAGAAACGGGATAAAAGTTCTTATTGGCAGGGAAACAGCGGACAGCGACATAGAAAATTGTAGTTTGCTTACTATAAGGTATGGCCTGTTTGGATCTCCAATGGGATCATTAGGTATAATAGGTCCAAGAAGGATGGCATATTCAAGAGTAATAAGTAAATTAAATTATACTGCGAGTAAACTTGGCGATATTATGAAAAAGCTCTTGCTTGAATAG
- the grpE gene encoding nucleotide exchange factor GrpE, producing MKTRKKTKYTEKELRKLEEKSGLCDERHDQLLRLHAEFDNFKKRTAREYESLAKFANEKLINEILPVVDNFKRAVDSADKVSNIKDLKKGIELVLKQFEDILRQNGLEEIRSHGTQFNPDKHEAIMQVETDKYPEDTVVEEVSTGYKLHGKVIRPSLVKVSKKQNK from the coding sequence ATGAAGACACGGAAAAAAACAAAATATACCGAAAAAGAGCTGAGGAAGCTGGAAGAAAAATCCGGTTTATGCGATGAAAGGCATGATCAGCTTTTAAGGCTGCATGCAGAGTTTGATAATTTCAAGAAGAGAACTGCAAGAGAATATGAATCTCTTGCTAAATTTGCAAATGAGAAATTAATCAATGAGATATTGCCTGTTGTTGATAATTTTAAAAGAGCAGTAGACTCAGCAGATAAGGTAAGTAATATCAAAGATCTCAAAAAGGGTATTGAATTAGTTCTAAAGCAATTTGAGGATATTTTGAGACAAAATGGGCTGGAAGAAATCAGGTCTCATGGTACTCAATTTAATCCTGATAAGCATGAAGCGATTATGCAGGTAGAAACTGATAAATATCCTGAAGACACGGTAGTTGAAGAAGTTAGTACAGGTTACAAGCTGCATGGAAAGGTTATAAGGCCGTCTCTTGTAAAGGTGTCAAAAAAACAAAATAAATAA